In one Nocardioides sp. NBC_00368 genomic region, the following are encoded:
- a CDS encoding ABC transporter substrate-binding protein, which produces MRKHLSGVAAMLAAALVLTACGGSSSDSEATAETREVEHAKGVADVPVAPKRVVVLDTGELDDALALGVKPVGAVRVDVATDFLSYLGDQTEGIEEVGTISEPNLEKIAGLDPDLILSSTVRHEAIYEQLNAIAPTVLAPDLGDTWKDNFLLYADALNKTAEAKKMLADFESDAAALGETVGTGKTLSIVRFLPGQIRLYSDKSFSGVILDDMGLTVPEQAVGEDTYLEISPEQVTTADADHVYVSTYGPEGDTDKAKVLGGPLWQRIPAVEAGQVHDINDDLLSGIGIQAAQQILAQFEKELS; this is translated from the coding sequence GTGCGCAAGCACCTGTCCGGCGTCGCCGCCATGCTCGCCGCCGCCCTCGTCCTCACCGCCTGTGGCGGCAGCTCCTCGGACTCGGAGGCCACCGCCGAGACCCGCGAGGTCGAGCACGCCAAGGGTGTGGCCGACGTCCCCGTCGCTCCGAAGCGGGTCGTGGTCCTGGACACCGGCGAGCTCGACGACGCCCTCGCACTCGGTGTGAAGCCGGTCGGTGCCGTACGCGTCGACGTGGCCACCGACTTCCTCAGCTACCTCGGCGACCAGACCGAGGGGATCGAGGAGGTGGGCACCATCTCCGAGCCCAACCTGGAGAAGATCGCGGGGCTCGACCCCGACCTCATCCTGTCCAGCACCGTACGTCACGAGGCGATCTACGAGCAGCTGAACGCGATCGCCCCGACCGTGCTCGCCCCCGACCTCGGCGACACCTGGAAGGACAACTTCCTGCTCTACGCCGACGCGCTCAACAAGACCGCCGAGGCGAAGAAGATGCTCGCCGACTTCGAGAGCGACGCGGCCGCCCTCGGCGAGACCGTCGGCACCGGCAAGACCCTCTCGATCGTCCGGTTCCTCCCCGGCCAGATCCGGCTCTACTCCGACAAGTCGTTCAGCGGCGTCATCCTCGACGACATGGGCCTGACCGTCCCCGAGCAGGCTGTCGGCGAGGACACCTACCTGGAGATCTCACCCGAGCAGGTCACGACCGCCGACGCGGACCACGTCTACGTCAGCACCTACGGCCCCGAGGGTGACACCGACAAGGCCAAGGTGCTGGGCGGGCCGCTGTGGCAGCGCATCCCCGCGGTCGAGGCAGGTCAGGTCCACGACATCAACGACGACCTGCTCAGCGGCATCGGCATCCAGGCCGCCCAGCAGATCCTCGCCCAGTTCGAGAAGGAGCTCAGCTGA
- a CDS encoding alpha-L-fucosidase, protein MPIASWFPEAQLGIFVHWGIYSVDGVAESWSFYDGRVPYADYMAQIDRFTAAEFDADAWAELFERAGATYAVLTAKHHDGVALYDTAANDLSVVRRAPAGRDLVAEFVEAVRRRGLKVGIYFSHLDWTHPDYATVRPAVQHPSVQDNPYAVPRPGEEEPERWERYLEFHRAQIRELVTRFAPDLLWFDGEWERDERQWRMRELRAELRELAPEMVVNGRMLGHGDYVTPEQGVPVEPPEGPWELCLTINDSWGWQPQDDNHKSPRQIVRTFVETIGGGGNLLLDVGPREDGTITPEQTERLEALGDWVARHSPAVRGIRRGLPHGHFYGPTAVSDDGRTLFLYVLDRPNDYVVVRGLRNQVLKAYVLGTGTELEHQRIGGLHEVPGWEYVFTTDDDLDPLCTVIALELNGEVSLHRPHEDG, encoded by the coding sequence GTGCCGATCGCCTCCTGGTTCCCCGAGGCGCAGCTGGGGATCTTCGTCCACTGGGGCATCTACAGCGTCGACGGCGTCGCCGAGTCCTGGTCGTTCTACGACGGCCGGGTCCCCTACGCCGACTACATGGCCCAGATCGACCGCTTCACCGCCGCCGAGTTCGACGCCGACGCCTGGGCGGAGCTCTTCGAGCGGGCCGGGGCGACCTACGCCGTGCTCACCGCCAAGCACCACGACGGCGTCGCCCTCTACGACACCGCCGCCAACGACCTCTCCGTGGTCCGTCGCGCTCCCGCCGGGCGCGACCTCGTCGCCGAGTTCGTCGAGGCCGTACGCCGCCGGGGGCTCAAGGTCGGCATCTACTTCTCCCACCTCGACTGGACGCACCCGGACTACGCGACCGTGCGCCCGGCCGTGCAGCACCCCTCGGTCCAAGACAATCCCTACGCGGTCCCGCGCCCGGGCGAGGAGGAGCCCGAGCGCTGGGAGCGCTACCTCGAGTTCCACCGCGCCCAGATCCGCGAGCTGGTGACCCGCTTCGCACCGGACCTGCTCTGGTTCGACGGCGAGTGGGAGCGCGACGAGCGGCAGTGGCGGATGCGTGAGCTGCGGGCGGAGCTGCGCGAGCTCGCGCCGGAGATGGTCGTCAACGGCCGGATGCTGGGCCACGGCGACTACGTGACACCGGAACAGGGTGTTCCGGTGGAGCCGCCGGAGGGTCCGTGGGAGCTGTGCCTGACGATCAACGACTCCTGGGGCTGGCAGCCGCAGGACGACAACCACAAGTCACCGCGCCAGATCGTGCGCACCTTCGTGGAGACGATCGGCGGTGGTGGCAACCTGCTCCTCGACGTCGGCCCGCGCGAGGACGGCACGATCACGCCCGAGCAGACCGAGCGTCTCGAGGCGCTCGGCGACTGGGTCGCCCGCCACTCCCCCGCGGTCCGCGGCATCCGCCGCGGTCTCCCGCACGGCCATTTCTACGGTCCGACCGCCGTCTCCGACGACGGCCGGACCCTGTTCCTCTACGTCCTGGACCGGCCCAACGACTACGTCGTGGTCCGTGGCCTGCGCAACCAGGTCCTGAAGGCCTACGTCCTCGGGACCGGCACCGAGCTCGAGCACCAGCGCATCGGCGGGCTCCACGAGGTCCCCGGCTGGGAGTACGTCTTCACCACCGACGACGACCTCGACCCGCTGTGCACCGTGATCGCGCTCGAGCTCAACGGCGAGGTGTCGCTGCACCGGCCGCACGAGGACGGCTGA
- a CDS encoding TetR/AcrR family transcriptional regulator, which translates to MTRTRSNRRLERPREQVLATTLEMVAEEGLAKVTMASLAARLGTSGGHLLYYFGTRNGLLLETLRWSENEYAAQRAPILEKVEKDRSGGIEALLSFVDVYLALDERDPRWLLWLELWARAPYDAELAAAQRAMDDEWHADLVRLFAAALPQVPDREAVSERLRAMWDGFSIGIVTGGGTTLRERALEHTRAAVAGHVG; encoded by the coding sequence GTGACGCGCACACGCTCCAACAGACGCCTGGAACGACCGCGCGAGCAGGTGCTCGCGACCACCCTCGAGATGGTGGCCGAGGAGGGGCTCGCCAAGGTGACGATGGCCTCGCTCGCAGCCCGGCTCGGCACCAGCGGCGGGCATCTCCTGTACTACTTCGGCACCCGCAACGGCCTGCTCCTGGAGACCCTGCGCTGGAGCGAGAACGAGTACGCCGCCCAGCGGGCCCCGATCCTGGAGAAGGTCGAGAAGGACCGCTCAGGAGGGATCGAGGCGCTGCTGTCCTTCGTCGACGTCTACCTCGCCCTCGACGAGCGCGACCCGCGTTGGCTCCTCTGGCTCGAGCTGTGGGCACGGGCGCCGTACGACGCCGAGCTCGCCGCGGCGCAGCGCGCGATGGACGACGAGTGGCACGCCGACCTGGTCCGGCTCTTCGCCGCCGCGCTCCCGCAGGTGCCCGACCGCGAGGCCGTCTCCGAGCGGCTGCGGGCGATGTGGGACGGCTTCAGCATCGGCATCGTCACCGGCGGCGGCACCACGCTGCGCGAGCGCGCCCTCGAGCACACCCGCGCCGCCGTCGCGGGACACGTGGGGTGA
- a CDS encoding APC family permease → MIESMKVSPEEVAPTHERRRLARVLGPGAAVLLVLSCITPASSLFIIVPELFATQGSGAVLAVVAGFAVSVAIAACYAELGTRTASSGGEYAMVTQTLGKSMGWLTFSLAGVLLWLIPPIFALGTADYLADLVELPRAATGAIVMLLSTATAILNIKANAVVTGTFLALEIVAAVVVTVLGLGHVQRGPGELVTPHVIGENGLEPFTLAILVSGLAVSTFLVSGFGTTVYLSEEIVDPRRNVARVVFWTLGLGGLVILVPTVTTVLAVDDLSDLASGNFSQWVAAWGGERVAVAVNVAIAIAILNAVIVMVLQNARVVYASARDRSWPSPVNAVLTKLHPRYATPWLATLVIGIPGAILAGAVEIEALLGVTSVVISTMYVVVAIAALRARRQGPAAEGWRMPLWPLPPLVVIGAIGYALAGSARTDILITVAIVVAALAYYYVYLARRPGERFLVVDPTED, encoded by the coding sequence ATGATCGAATCCATGAAGGTGAGCCCGGAAGAGGTGGCGCCGACGCACGAGCGGCGCCGGCTCGCACGGGTGCTCGGACCCGGTGCGGCGGTTCTGCTGGTGCTCTCGTGCATCACGCCCGCCTCGAGCCTCTTCATCATCGTCCCGGAGCTGTTCGCGACCCAGGGGAGCGGCGCGGTGCTGGCCGTCGTGGCCGGCTTCGCGGTCTCGGTCGCCATCGCCGCTTGCTACGCCGAGCTCGGTACCCGTACGGCCAGCTCCGGCGGTGAGTACGCGATGGTCACCCAGACGCTCGGCAAGTCGATGGGCTGGCTGACGTTCTCCCTGGCGGGCGTACTGCTCTGGCTCATCCCGCCGATCTTCGCCCTCGGCACCGCCGACTACCTGGCCGACCTGGTGGAGCTGCCGCGAGCGGCGACCGGCGCGATCGTGATGCTCCTCTCGACCGCCACCGCGATCCTCAACATCAAGGCCAACGCGGTCGTCACCGGCACCTTCCTCGCACTCGAGATCGTCGCCGCCGTCGTCGTCACCGTGCTCGGCCTCGGCCACGTCCAGCGCGGACCCGGCGAGCTGGTGACCCCGCACGTCATCGGCGAGAACGGCCTGGAGCCCTTCACCCTGGCGATCCTCGTCTCCGGCCTCGCCGTCAGCACGTTCCTGGTCAGCGGCTTCGGCACCACCGTCTACCTCTCCGAGGAGATCGTCGACCCGCGTCGCAACGTCGCCCGCGTGGTCTTCTGGACCCTCGGCCTGGGCGGCCTGGTCATCCTCGTCCCGACCGTGACCACGGTCCTGGCGGTCGACGACCTGAGCGACCTCGCCTCCGGCAACTTCTCCCAGTGGGTCGCCGCCTGGGGCGGTGAGCGCGTCGCCGTCGCGGTCAACGTCGCCATCGCGATCGCGATCCTCAACGCCGTCATCGTGATGGTGCTGCAGAACGCCCGGGTCGTCTACGCTTCCGCGCGCGACCGCTCCTGGCCTTCGCCGGTCAACGCGGTGCTCACCAAGCTGCACCCCCGCTACGCCACCCCGTGGCTGGCCACCCTCGTCATCGGCATCCCCGGAGCGATCCTCGCCGGCGCCGTCGAGATCGAGGCGCTCCTCGGGGTGACCTCGGTGGTCATCTCCACGATGTACGTCGTCGTCGCGATCGCCGCACTCCGTGCCCGCCGGCAGGGCCCGGCCGCCGAAGGCTGGCGGATGCCGCTGTGGCCGCTGCCGCCGCTGGTCGTGATCGGCGCGATCGGCTACGCGCTGGCCGGCTCCGCGCGGACCGACATCCTGATCACGGTGGCCATCGTGGTCGCCGCCCTCGCCTACTACTACGTCTACCTCGCCCGCCGGCCGGGCGAGCGGTTCCTGGTCGTCGACCCGACCGAGGACTGA